The nucleotide window CTGCCCAATACGTTGTCGTGCAGTTCAAAGATGCCATTAATGCTTTTATGATTTCAATTTGGACGAACGTCATCCATTCGGCGAGATACCAGTCCGTAACGATGTCACCCTCGTAGTCGTCCATTATTAGTCTTACTGTTTTCTTCTGCATGTTAGTTACGGCAAAGTCGAAATAACCCTCGTTATTTCCACCGTCGTACCACCGGATATTTTCGGTGAAAGGGTCGTATCTACTGCAGCCGATCTCTTTGTAGCAGATGATTGTTTTCAGTCCGCGAAAAAAAcgccagaaaaatttaaagcaaaagaTCATTACATCATTTCCGTTTGGGGTGAGGGTTTTGTTGCCTGAATTTAGAGCATAATTCTGTGTTGGTGGGAGGACACAGGTTGGAGAATGACACAAATCCGGGTCAATCCCGCTGAGCATGAAAATCAAGTAATTATTTGAGTTCCAAATTGGGTTTGTGTACAAACCGCGGGTCAAGTTTAAGTTTTGATCTGATAAAACTGAGGAGCCTATCAGCTCATCGGAGGAGATGAACATTCGCTCGTCACAAATTCGATCCATCGTTAACTGCGAGTGCCCATCAACTGTGATGCAGTAACTTGGAAATGTTCTCATTCTACGGGACTCGGAGGAAGTTAAGTTAGCACGTTTAATCTTGTTGTGCTTACAATCCTCGTGATGCATATTTTCTCGCGAAGACGAACTCAGAATCAGACTTGGGATCTCCTCTAGAtcatcaaggaaaaataaaatattcctaACCGGAGGTTTATCCGCGAAGTTTGTTAGCTCGCAG belongs to Bemisia tabaci chromosome 6, PGI_BMITA_v3 and includes:
- the LOC109038472 gene encoding uncharacterized protein, encoding MHHEDCKHNKIKRANLTSSESRRMRTFPSYCITVDGHSQLTMDRICDERMFISSDELIGSSVLSDQNLNLTRGLYTNPIWNSNNYLIFMLSGIDPDLCHSPTCVLPPTQNYALNSGNKTLTPNGNDVMIFCFKFFWRFFRGLKTIICYKEIGCSRYDPFTENIRWYDGGNNEGYFDFAVTNMQKKTVRLIMDDYEGDIVTDWYLAEWMTFVQIEIIKALMASLNCTTTYWAGYANRQIGHEIGQKFDIDLQQVELGTTKVPADHSKFDFSVGVETEATCVLVPHSKLVPQCLVPFKVFSIPVWVFIVITVATFVFTLHIFLRVHSGCLSGLYSEREISLFDNWTYFYQTDLCGSEKCGVCSLVLLP